The sequence below is a genomic window from Acidobacteriota bacterium.
AGAATTCGTCGGCCAGGTACGCGAAGCGGACGCCCAGCCGGCGGCGCCACCGCTCCTGGTGGGGTTGGACCTGGCGGATGACCGCCCGGCAGAACGATGGGTCGGGCGGCCGCAAGGCCGGGAGCCCGGCGCGGTGGCGGGTGAGGCCCACCGGGACGATGCCCAGCGATCGGACCGCCGGGTGGCGCGCGGCCAGATCGGTCATGGTCCGTTCCAGCGCGGCGCCGTCGTTGCGGCCGGGCAGCAGCACCACCTGGGTGTGGAGGGCGATGCCGCCGCGCGCCAGGGCGTCGAAGTACTCGAAGAACCGGTCGCGGGCGCCGCAGCGCACCAGCCGTGCGCGTAAGGAAGGATCGGTGCTGTGCACCGAGACGTAGAGGGGCGACAGGCGCTGGGCCAGGATGCGGTCCAGGTCCGCCGGGGTCAGGTTGCTCAGGGTGATGAAGTTGCCGTGGAGAAAGGAGTGGCGGTAGTCCTCGTCCTTGATCCGGAGGCTCGGCCGGACGCCGCGAGGGAGCTGGTCCACGAAGCAGAACACGCATCGGTTGCGGCAGGTGCGCGGGCGGATGCCCTCCCAGCCGATCCCCAGGGTCTCGTCCTCGTCCAGCTCGAACTCCGCTTCCCAGCGCTGGCCGTCCGCCTTCGCCACGTCCATGACGTGGGGGCCGCCGTCGGCCAGATGATACTGGATATCAAGATAGTCCAGCGGGACGCGCCCGTCGATGGCGAGGCAGCGGTCGCCGGCGCGCAGGCCCATCTGCCAGGCCGGCGAGCCGGGCGCCACCTCCTCCATCCGGATGCCGGTCTTGCGCAAGTCCGCGGCCACGACAGCGACCTCCCGGGCGCGCCTCATTATAACAGACCCGGCCGGATCCCCAATCCCCTTGGCCGGCGCCGCCGGGTCGGCTACAATATCCGCAAATCCCACGCGCCGAGCGGCCACCGGCCGGCAGTCGCCGGGCCGTTCAAGGAGGGCATCATGAGTCGAACGTTGCGTGAGGCGGTGATCCTGGGCCCGGTCCGGACGCCCATCGGGTCGTTCCTGGGCGCGCTCGCGGCCGTGCCGGCCGTGCGGCTCGGCGCCGCGGCGGTGGCCGAGGCGGTCCGCCGGGCGGGCGTCGCGCCCGACCAGGTGGACGAGGTGATCATGGGCCAGGTGCTCCAGGGTGGTTGCGGCCAGGCCCCGGCGCGCCAGGCGGCCCTTTACGCCGGCCTGCCCCAAGCGGTGGAGTGCCTGACCCTGCACAAGGTGTGCGGCTCCGGCCTCAAGGCGGTGATGGTGGCAGCCCAAGCGGTGACCTGCGGCGACGCCGACATCGTCGTCGCCGGCGGCATGGAGAACATGTCCCAGGCGCCGTATTACCTGGCGGGCGCCCGGAGCGGTTTCCGCATGGGCCACGGGACCGTGCTCGACGGCATGATCCACGACGGGCTGTGGGATCCGTACAACGACTTCCACATGGGGACGGCGGCCGAGCGGTGTGTGCGCGA
It includes:
- a CDS encoding DUF512 domain-containing protein, with amino-acid sequence MAADLRKTGIRMEEVAPGSPAWQMGLRAGDRCLAIDGRVPLDYLDIQYHLADGGPHVMDVAKADGQRWEAEFELDEDETLGIGWEGIRPRTCRNRCVFCFVDQLPRGVRPSLRIKDEDYRHSFLHGNFITLSNLTPADLDRILAQRLSPLYVSVHSTDPSLRARLVRCGARDRFFEYFDALARGGIALHTQVVLLPGRNDGAALERTMTDLAARHPAVRSLGIVPVGLTRHRAGLPALRPPDPSFCRAVIRQVQPHQERWRRRLGVRFAYLADEFYLQAERRLPPASAYDDFPQLENGIGLVRDFLEETVALLREPPPVVRVRRAALATGTLFAPLLAQALRRINRRWGVAFRALPVPNRFLGPRVTVAGLLAGRDIAAAAGRLAPDEWLAVPGQCVGAGHGRFLDDWTPADLAAAAGRPVARLPLGAAGLRALAAGELEPALPRGEHGLKNL